The following proteins are co-located in the Actinomycetes bacterium genome:
- a CDS encoding aquaporin: GTNSYDNGTINLTGALVFEVLATAAFILVILMVTDRFATAAAAGLAIGATLTAIHTFGIPLDGTSVNPARSFGPALFAGSHALSQVWLFIVAPLVGGALGALIYPLTRQGGEAVGQADLG, from the coding sequence CGGCACGAACAGCTACGACAACGGCACGATCAACCTCACCGGCGCCCTCGTGTTTGAGGTCCTCGCCACGGCCGCATTCATCCTCGTGATCTTGATGGTCACCGACCGGTTCGCCACCGCTGCGGCCGCAGGCCTCGCGATCGGTGCCACCCTCACCGCGATCCACACCTTCGGCATCCCGCTGGACGGCACGTCGGTCAACCCGGCCCGGTCGTTCGGTCCGGCGCTGTTCGCCGGCAGCCACGCGCTCTCGCAGGTCTGGCTGTTCATCGTCGCGCCGCTGGTCGGTGGCGCGCTCGGCGCTTTGATCTACCCGCTCACCCGCCAAGGCGGCGAGGCCGTCGGCCAGGCCGACCTCGGCTGA
- a CDS encoding histone-like nucleoid-structuring protein Lsr2, protein MTIDSNEPLERVLDVVGSLYGVRLAVSSEAPEAPTAAGSRSRRRAAASARSTRPRGSAVPARSHRGRPAASTTSPPDSATLRRWAQANGYPVKDRGRIPASVVAAYHQRDRVAE, encoded by the coding sequence TTGACGATCGATTCGAACGAGCCGTTGGAGCGGGTGCTCGACGTGGTCGGCTCGCTGTACGGCGTGCGGCTGGCCGTCAGCTCTGAGGCCCCTGAGGCACCAACCGCGGCCGGTTCACGCTCGCGTCGCCGGGCAGCCGCAAGCGCCCGTTCGACCCGGCCCCGCGGCAGCGCGGTTCCCGCTCGGTCGCACCGCGGACGGCCCGCCGCGTCCACCACCAGCCCGCCCGACTCGGCGACGTTGCGCCGGTGGGCGCAGGCCAACGGCTACCCGGTCAAGGACCGCGGTCGCATCCCGGCGTCCGTCGTCGCCGCGTACCACCAGCGTGACCGGGTGGCTGAGTAG
- a CDS encoding IS21 family transposase: MLTWEDDVEVHALRKRGWSISAIARHTGRDRKTVRAYLNGERAPGVRVRTVDPFAPFLDYVTARLVEDPHLWAVTLFDELLALGFEASYPTLTRQIRARGLRPACAACVGATGRANAVIEHPPGAETQWDWLDLPDPPAAWGWGKTAHLLVGSLAHSGRWRAVLSPSMDQPHLIDALDRVTRGLGGLTAGWRFDRMATVCHPDSGRVTASFAGVAKHYGVSVSICPARSGHRKGVVEKVNHTAAQRWWRTLADDVSVEEAQMSLDAFAATRGDTRLRPGPGGKSTIAALAAAEPLRPAPHAPYPVIMTEPRVVSRQALVSYRGNQYSVPPELVGASVTVNRALGAEVIDIATGSGIVVARHRLAGDGTGAMVRDHGHVIALEHTAMAGATSARPHRRKERIPPGPAARAAADALRENGMNDQHDPTPVPAGTPDPNIIDLSTYERAATGRNTLT, encoded by the coding sequence ATGCTCACATGGGAGGACGACGTGGAAGTACACGCACTACGCAAGAGGGGTTGGTCGATCTCGGCGATCGCCCGGCATACCGGTCGGGACCGCAAGACGGTCCGGGCCTACCTGAACGGTGAGCGCGCCCCGGGGGTGCGGGTGCGGACGGTCGATCCGTTCGCGCCGTTCCTGGACTACGTGACCGCGAGGCTGGTCGAGGACCCGCATCTGTGGGCGGTCACCTTGTTCGACGAGCTGCTCGCGCTCGGCTTCGAAGCGTCGTATCCGACGCTGACCCGACAGATCCGGGCCCGCGGGCTGCGACCGGCCTGCGCGGCGTGTGTGGGCGCGACCGGGCGGGCGAACGCGGTGATCGAGCACCCACCCGGCGCGGAGACGCAGTGGGACTGGCTCGACCTGCCCGACCCGCCCGCGGCCTGGGGGTGGGGCAAGACCGCGCACCTGCTGGTCGGGTCGCTGGCCCACTCGGGTCGGTGGCGGGCGGTGCTGTCCCCGTCGATGGACCAGCCCCACCTCATCGACGCCCTGGACCGGGTCACCCGTGGCCTGGGCGGGCTCACCGCAGGGTGGCGCTTCGACCGGATGGCCACGGTCTGCCACCCCGACAGCGGCCGGGTGACCGCGTCGTTCGCCGGGGTGGCGAAGCATTACGGGGTGTCCGTGTCGATCTGTCCGGCACGCTCGGGGCACCGCAAGGGCGTGGTGGAGAAGGTCAACCACACCGCCGCACAACGGTGGTGGCGCACCCTGGCCGACGATGTCAGCGTCGAGGAGGCCCAGATGAGCCTGGACGCCTTCGCCGCGACCCGCGGCGACACCCGGTTGCGGCCCGGGCCGGGCGGGAAGTCCACCATCGCGGCCCTGGCCGCGGCCGAGCCGCTGCGACCGGCACCGCACGCCCCCTACCCGGTGATCATGACCGAACCCCGGGTGGTGTCCCGTCAGGCGCTGGTCTCCTACCGCGGCAACCAGTACTCGGTGCCCCCCGAGCTGGTCGGCGCGAGCGTCACGGTGAACCGGGCACTCGGCGCTGAGGTGATCGACATCGCGACCGGCTCGGGCATCGTCGTGGCCCGCCACCGCCTGGCCGGCGACGGGACCGGCGCGATGGTCCGCGACCACGGTCACGTCATCGCCCTCGAGCACACCGCGATGGCCGGCGCCACCAGCGCCCGGCCACACCGCCGCAAGGAACGCATCCCACCCGGTCCCGCGGCCCGCGCCGCCGCGGATGCCTTGCGCGAGAACGGAATGAACGATCAGCACGACCCCACGCCAGTGCCGGCGGGGACGCCGGACCCGAACATCATCGACCTGTCGACCTACGAACGAGCCGCCACCGGAAGGAACACCCTGACATGA
- the istB gene encoding IS21-like element helper ATPase IstB: MTPTTTTRTETLTSERIPAPGTTSAASLYQQLRAHLAVLKLHDAAEALPAVLDAATTEKLSMTAALERLLAIEVDATEARRLAGRLRFACLPTPATLADFDYDAAAGVDRHLIEELGTCRYLQSATNVLLIGPPGVGKTHLSVGLARAAAHAGYRTYFTTAADLAARCHRAAIEGRWATTMRFYAGPTLLVIDELGYLPLPAEAASALFQVVSQRYLKTSIVITTNRGVGSWGEVLGDTTVAAAMLDRLLHRSVVLNLDGDSYRLRDHHARADKLRRTTTGTRQPLR; the protein is encoded by the coding sequence ATGACCCCCACCACCACCACCAGGACCGAAACCCTTACCAGCGAACGGATCCCGGCGCCGGGCACGACCTCGGCGGCCTCGCTCTACCAGCAGCTACGAGCGCACCTGGCGGTGCTCAAGCTGCACGACGCCGCCGAGGCACTGCCCGCCGTCCTGGACGCCGCCACGACCGAGAAGCTGTCCATGACCGCAGCCCTGGAACGGCTCCTCGCGATCGAGGTCGACGCCACCGAGGCCCGGCGACTGGCCGGAAGGCTGCGCTTCGCCTGCCTGCCCACCCCGGCCACCCTCGCCGACTTCGACTACGACGCCGCCGCCGGCGTCGACCGGCACCTCATCGAGGAACTCGGAACCTGCCGCTACCTGCAATCGGCGACCAACGTGCTGCTGATCGGACCACCCGGCGTCGGCAAGACCCACCTGTCCGTCGGTCTCGCACGAGCCGCCGCGCACGCCGGCTACCGCACCTACTTCACCACCGCAGCCGACCTCGCCGCCCGCTGCCACCGCGCCGCGATCGAAGGCCGCTGGGCCACCACCATGCGCTTCTACGCCGGACCAACCCTGCTCGTCATCGATGAACTGGGCTACCTACCATTGCCCGCCGAGGCCGCCTCAGCGCTGTTTCAGGTTGTCTCACAACGATATTTGAAGACCTCGATCGTGATCACCACCAACCGGGGCGTCGGATCCTGGGGCGAAGTCCTCGGCGACACCACCGTCGCCGCAGCCATGCTCGACCGCTTACTGCACCGATCCGTCGTCCTCAACCTCGACGGCGACTCCTACCGCCTACGCGACCACCACGCACGAGCCGACAAGCTGCGCCGCACCACCACCGGCACCCGTCAACCACTACGCTGA
- a CDS encoding aminoglycoside phosphotransferase family protein: MHERELDVDAELVRSLIADQFPQWSNLAIQQVAPAGTVNAIFRVGESLAARLPLQAGDPNEVRDWLTDEARAAREFRDVSPVPSPAPIAMGEPGHGYLLTWAVQSWLLGRDAIAEDPAGSTAFAQELANLLACLRAADTQGRRFAGEGRGGHLPDHDEWMDLCFANSEGLVDVVRLRAMWEDLRVLPEIDPDVMCHGDLTPQNVLVDAGRLVGVLDTGGFGAADPALDLVSVWHLLDHDRRELVRQQLKCGDVQWRRGKAWALQQAMGLVWYYSATNPVISRWGQRTLDRLLNESAA, encoded by the coding sequence ATGCACGAGCGCGAACTCGACGTCGATGCCGAGTTGGTCCGGTCCCTGATCGCGGACCAGTTTCCGCAGTGGTCGAACCTGGCGATCCAGCAAGTCGCACCAGCGGGGACAGTGAATGCCATCTTCCGGGTGGGCGAGTCTCTGGCCGCCCGGCTTCCGCTCCAAGCGGGGGACCCGAACGAAGTCCGAGATTGGCTGACCGACGAGGCCCGTGCAGCGCGTGAGTTCCGCGACGTTTCCCCGGTTCCGTCGCCTGCACCGATCGCCATGGGAGAGCCTGGGCATGGCTATCTGCTGACGTGGGCTGTTCAGTCCTGGCTGCTCGGACGGGACGCCATCGCTGAAGATCCGGCAGGCTCCACGGCCTTCGCTCAGGAACTCGCGAACTTGCTCGCTTGTCTCCGCGCCGCGGACACACAAGGGCGGCGGTTCGCAGGCGAAGGGCGCGGGGGTCATCTCCCGGACCACGACGAGTGGATGGACCTGTGCTTCGCAAACAGCGAGGGACTAGTAGACGTGGTGAGACTGCGCGCCATGTGGGAGGACCTGCGAGTCCTTCCCGAGATCGACCCAGACGTCATGTGCCACGGCGATCTAACACCGCAGAACGTGCTGGTCGACGCCGGGCGATTGGTTGGAGTCCTCGACACTGGGGGCTTCGGTGCTGCCGATCCGGCTCTCGATCTCGTGTCTGTGTGGCATCTCCTTGATCACGATCGCAGGGAACTAGTCCGACAACAGCTGAAGTGCGGCGACGTTCAGTGGCGTCGCGGGAAGGCATGGGCGCTCCAGCAAGCGATGGGCCTGGTCTGGTACTACAGCGCGACAAACCCCGTCATAAGCCGATGGGGTCAGCGGACCCTGGACCGCCTTCTCAACGAATCCGCGGCATAG